The following nucleotide sequence is from Flavobacteriales bacterium.
TTGTGATACCCCTTGTATTGTCAATAGGTTATTATTTCTTGCTTTTAGTTAAGTGGAAAATCAACAAGGGAGTGCTTTTAGGAACATTGCATATAGTGCTTTGGTCAACCATCTTAATTATCAGCTACATATCTACAAAACCTAAGAATTGCATTGACTGTGAGTCAGCTGAATGGTTTCTGGAAGGGATAACGGGACTTATTTGCTCACTATTCTTAATCTTAAAACATTCAATTTCTCAAATATCGATGGGGTCGGAAGCTAAATATGCAGTGGAAACCTTCCTGATTAATCTTCTCTTAGTCGGGTTCTACCTATATATTATTGCAAACCTTGCAAAATATATTGAATTAAAAATCAATATTCACTTCCTTACAGAAAATAAGGGCACAAACTCTAAGTAGAAATTGAAGGTAAAATAAAATTGCTCTAATCAAGTAGGCGGCTCTCGCCATAAATGAGGTGAATAAACCTCTCGCACCATCTTATCCGAGCTTCCTCCCCAGGCGAACAAGTGCAGCTTGCACCTTTCTTTGTGCAACGGGTGGCTAAAAATTTTTCGACAAACCACTGATATTATCATTACCCTTGCCGAACTAAAACTTAAACAACTTCAAATATTGGTCAAACACAAATATTCGATTTCGGTTTTGCCCGGTCATTTCTTCAAGAATAGAGGCTTGAACAAAATCGTTTACCATATCGTTGGCGGCTTTATAACTCAAACCCAACAATGTCTGAACTTGAGTTACTTGAATTATTGGGTTTTTAAAAAGTTGATGCAACAGCAGGTTTGCATTCGCTGCTTTTTTGCCAAACTGTTTTGGCAGTCCTATTTCTAAACTTGTTTTTAGCAAAAGTATTGACGAAAGCGTTTCTGTTGCGTTTTCTGCAGTTTCTGCCACCCCGACCAAAAAATATTTAAGCCACTGAATCATATCATTTTTGGTTCGCACAAATGTGAGATTGTCGTAGTACAAACCTTTGTTTTTTTCGAAATATGCTGAGAGATACAGCAGTGGTTTTTCTAAAATTTTTTGTTCTATTAAAAATAGGGTAATGAGCAATCGGCCAATCCGCCCGTTTCCGTCTATAAAAGGGTGGATGGTTTCAAACTGATAATGAGCAATTCCAATTTTTATCAATGCGGCAATTTGATTTTCGTCGTTGTTCAAAAATTTCTCTAAATCACCCATTAACTCTGGTATCAAATCCTGACTTGGAGGAATAAATACCGCATCTAACAAGCTGCTGCCGCCAATCCAATTTTGACTGCTTCGGTATTCTCCTGGCATTTTATTTTCACCTCTTACGCTGGTAAGAAGGCTTTTATGAGTTTGTTTAATAAGCCGAGAAGAAAGCGGAAGACTGCTTAGTTCTTCAATTGCCTGATTCATGGCTTGTATATAGTTGTTTACTTCTCGCCAGTCATTTTTTCTTTCGGGTGCGATATCATTTTCATCCAATAAGGCTTCGTCCATTTGTGTTTGAGTACCCTCTATTCTGCTTGAAACCACGGCCTCTTTGGTAACGTGCAGTTGGATAAACAAGTCAATATTCGGAACTAACCTTGCAAAAGAGTTAAGCTCCCCCAATTTAATTGCAGCCTTTTCAAGTAATGTGTTTATTGTTTGATTTTCCCATTTCCAAGAATTGTTTATAAGAGATGGTGCAAAAAAACGATACCCTGTAGGATGCTTTTGATACAATCCGGCATGAAAATTCTCTAATACAATCATTTTGCTTCCAAGATTGGAGCAAAGTAACATAAAAATTTTTATATTTTACTTTAAGCCCATCAAAGTAAAATAAGAATTTTTATATTTTACTTTAGTAGCATAAAAGTAAAATATACCGACCTTTAGCCGCAATTGGAAATATTGGCTGTTTTTAACCCCGTCAGTATTTCCCGAAGGGGACTCTTGATGACCTTAAAACACTTCGAAATACTTAACCATCACTTCTTTTTATGAAGTTTTTTAAATTTGCCGTTAGAGGCACTTGTGAAAAAGGACTTCTATGGAACGGAGACGTATTAAAAACATCTGGCTTAAGGAATGAACAAATTAAAAATCATATTTTTAAGTGTAATAATTACTCCTCTAATGATTTTAATTATCTATTTGCTTTGGAGTTATAATTACTACAAACCTGGAGAAAATGACTCATTCAATTTGAAAGTTGGTGAGGAATTTTCTGTTAAACTCTATGAAAATCCTTCAACGGGATATTCTAATTGTGTGTTGAATGAAAATTCTGTTGGTTGTATTGAAAAAGTCAAACAATACTATGAACCTGACTGGAATCCATTTAAACAGGATGGAAAAGGCGGAGAGCTAATATTAAAATTTAAGGCAGTGAAAACAGGAATCGATACCATAAGAATAAGCAAATGTCCGACAGGCAGGGAACACAAAACTTGTAAAGATTACAGTGTAAATTCCTCTCAAATTGATAATGAATTTTATGTTTTGGTGGAATAGAAGGTGACACTATGAGATAACCTTGAGCAGCACGTTAATGCATCTTTCGATGCAGGTCAGCATTATTTAGGGTTAGTCATGAACAATTTTTCTCTACTTCCCTTCACAAAAAAATGCCAAGTCTCCCGACTTGGCATGTGACTAAATAAAAAGGTACGAAGTAATATTTAAAAAAAATTTGTCAGTTAACGCCCGCTGCCAGTTTGTTTACCACCTCTACCCATCCGCCCGGCTCGGTGGCCAGCACACTGTGGTCGTACATATTTTCTACCGAAATGGTTGGTTGAAAAAAGGTGCCGTTGTAGGTGGCTGTTAGCGGAACTTCAATGGTTTTGCTCAAATCTCTGTTCAAATCGAAATAGGTGTATATCCTGTCATCTTTGATGTCTTGATAATCCACCCCTTCCAAATCACCAAACATGCGGTTGTTTTGTATTTCCCAACCCGCCGGAACCATAAAACTCAATGCCAAATCTCGCTGCTCCATGTAGCTTTTGTTTTGCACTGTTATTCGGGCTTTAAACTCTGTCCCTTTCGGAATTTTATTTGGGTCGAGCCGATTTCCTTCATAATCAAAATAGGCCACATTTAGGCTCATTTTATTGCTGATTTTGGTAGTGTCGGCTTGCATTGGCACATACGATTTTACCACTCTTACAAATAACATATTCGACCCCGTGTTGCTTATTTCCAACGTTTGAGTCGTTCTTGCTGCATTATTAGCCAACACCTTGCTGTACATCGGTTTGGCGGTTGCTATTTTATCAGAACTATTTTGATGATTAACCACAAATTTCATTTCGCCGGTAGCGTTGTTTTTCCTGTAATATTTCTGAATTGCAATTAAACTGTAGGCGGTTTCTTGGGTGCTAAGCCAAGAGCTGGATGCCAAACTTTTTGCAATTTCTTTGGCCAACATGCCTGACTGATTTTCCTTGTTTAAAAGTGTCAACGTCTCCAAAATCATGGCTTTATCCCTTAATTCCGAGCCATAGGTGTAGCCATGCGAAGCATATTTATTCGGGGTTATTTCCACCTGATTTATTAAATTTTGAGCCACTTCGGGCATTCCGGCAATAGCATAAGCAGCAGCCAATCTCCATTTGGCAGTACCACTCAAGTTGGGCATTTCTCTAAAACGATTCATTGCCGCTATTTCAGGCTTTCCGTTTAGTGCCAGAGTGTAAAGTCTGTAGGCTTGTATCAACTGGGCGGATTCATCGGTGGAGTTATAACTTATGGCTCGATCTTTTTGATAGTTTGCCCAGTTTTTCATAAAATTGGCATCCACCTGATAGCCTTTATCTTTGGCCAATACCAAAAAATGACCGGCATAGTTTGTTCCCCATTCATTTTCGGTGGATGCCCCCGGCCAATAACCGAATCCTCCGGAGTTGGTTTGAAACAACTTTAGTCGTTGAATGGCAGCCTGAATATTTTGAGAAGCCTTTACTTGCTCATTTTCTGTTAAGCTAAGCAATTCATTTACAAATAGTTGTGCAAAAACGGAACTGGTGGTTTGCTCCACACAACCATGCGGATAGCGTAGCAACTCATTTAGTCTGTGGTTTAAATTTAATGGCGGCAAGGCCGATACCTCCACAATGGCCATATTGGTGCCATCAATACCCGAAAGTTGAATTTGTGTACTTAATTTTTTGCCTTTTTCCAAGGCAAATTCTTGCACGTCTGTAACCCGTGGGTTTGGTGTTCTTATCTCAATTTCTATTGTTTGTGTGGCTATTTCGTTTCCATATTTAGCTGTTATTTCCACTTTGGCAATACCCACCTTTTCGGCCACTCTGGCTTTAAAGAAAACGGTTTCGTCTCCTTGTTGTGCAAAATCAATGGTTTTAGTAGTGCTTCCATCAATCGTAAGATTATTGGATACTTTTACATCTACTTTCACTTGCTTTTTACCCTCTGTTATAGCAAAAACCGTGGCCGGAATTTCAATACTCTCCCCCGGACTAATTACCCGTGGCATGGTGGCCAGCACCATAATGGGTTTTTTAACCTTTACCGATTTCTCGGCTTTCCCATAGGCATTTTCTTGTCGTGCAATTACCATTACTCGCACAGCACCAATATATTCCCCCAACTGCAATCCGTGTTTTACAGATTGACCAGGGTTTAAATGGAATGGCCCTAAAAACTTTACAGTGGGTTTAAATCGATTGGCTTTGTGTGCCGATTCATCTAATGCTCCGGCCTCGTCTCCTCCTACACTCAACACATTGCCGTATTTGCCGGCATAGCCACCCATCACGTCATCATACAAATCCCAAGTTTTAACTCCCAATGCCTGTTTTTGATAGAAATATTCCCACAAATCGGGGGTTGAAAAATGTGTCAAATCCAGTAAACCTTCATCCACTACCGCCAATGTATAAGTCATTGCCTTTCCATTTTTTTCGCTTACCGTTATATTTTCTTTTCTGTCCGGTCTTATTTCGTCTTTTACCGTCAAAACAGGGTCGAGGTGTGTATTTTTGTCTTCCACACTAATGGGTAAAATTCCATAAAGTCGCATGGGCAAGTCGTTCTCTTCATTTTTATAGCTCTGCAAATAGCTGACATGCACATATACATTAGGAGCCATTTCTTTGGTAGTTTTAAACGTAAAATGACTTTCTCCACTGCTACCATCCACCCAAAACTTTTTCAAAACCGATGTGCCATTTTCGATACACACCAAAGCCTTGCCAGAGCTGCTGCTTGGTATGGTTATTTGCACCGTTTCATTGGTGTTATATACCGTTTTGTTGCTCGATAATTCGATGGTTTTGGCTTGATCTGTTTTATTTCGATTTGTTCGTCGCCAATAAGGATAATCCACATAAAACAACGAGGAACTTGTGTGGTTTGATTTTAAATCTTTTACCACCATAACAAACCGACCCCAATTTGGATATGGCAGTTTGAAAGGAACATTTGCAATACCGTTTGAAGCAGTCGTTAAAACAGTATCTATCGCGGGCATCAAACTGTTGGATTGCATGTAGGCAGTGGCATCGCCATTGTTATCCCACCACCATCGCCAGTCAATTTTATACACCTTCACTTCCAGCTTTGAACCACCAATTGCATCACCTTTGTTAGATACATTGGCTATTCTAAAAACATACTTTTTGTCGGTTTCCAACCATGTATCATCATCCGTTTCGGGCATTTCCAAACCTGCATAACTGTCGAAAGCCATGAACGGATAGGTGGCATAATCCTGACTAAAATTGCCTCCTTTTTCGAAAACTTTGGTAAGCAAATCGACATTTAATGTGCCATTACTCCGTTCGTTTAGTTGCATTTTTGGTGCAAAAACCACCTGCCCGTTTTCGTCCAAATTACCTTCCGAAAGCAATACTTCTTCTGTATTTCGGGCCTTTGTAAAATCCTCAAAATTGAATTTTTTAAATTTCTCGAAAATGGTTTTTGTTGGTCTAATTCTCGCCTTCACGTTATACGCCAATCCCGGCGATTTTGCTCCGTGCAGCCACTCTGAAGTAATGGTAATCTTGTTTTCTTTGCCCCTTTGCAGTACGTCATTCAATACCGCTATTTTTAATTTTAACCTATTTGGTTTAACGGTTTCGATGGCCAATGTTCGGTAAAATGATTTTCCGCCAACGGTTACTTTGGCCGAATAATTTCCGGTGATGGCCGAGGCCAGTGTAGCTGTTCTAAAATCATAAATTGAGCCTACCGAGTGGATTTTCACACTTTTCTTTATTACCTGTCCATGAGGGTTTGACAATTCAAAAGAAACGGGAACATTGGCAGGTAGTTGGTTGTTTTTGTCTTCCAAAACAAAGCAGACATAGATGCTATCTCCGGGTCGCCACACACCTCTTTCAGTATAAATTTTCCCATTAAATCCTTCATTTATTACCCCGTCAACTTCAAATTTGGAGGTGGAATTATTTCTTCCGTCGGAAATTTTTAAATACCCTTTTTGTTTACCACTTGAGGCCATAACTAAATAAGCATCGTCGGTATTTCCCACAGTGGCCATACCCATTTGGTCGGTGGTAGCCGATTTTAACTTGATGTTTTGGTAATCAAAAAATTCCACTTTTACATTGGCCATTGGCTGTGCTGAAGCAAGATTATTTACAAACACATGGGTTTTACCGTCATTTCCTTTTTTGGCAATTATACCCACATCCGATGCCAAAATATTTCGTGCAACTGCTCCAGAATAATAAAACGAATTATCGCAGGGGTAATAATTAATCAGGTTGTAATTGTTGCCGCTGTAGTAGTGATAATACATGGCATCATCGTCTATTGCATGGTCTTCTTCCCCTTCCGAACATTCAAAAAAAGTGTAGCTTCTTCTAAAACCAATCATCACTCGGTAGATGGCTCCAGGCTCTTTTTGAATGTATTTATTGATGTTTAGCGTATATCGAACCCATTCGTTTTCGAGTGGTTTTTTGTTTTGATTTAATTCTACTTTGCCTTCATAAATTAATTTCCCTACTCTTTTTAGCTCGCCATTTTCTTCCAAATCGTTTATCTGCAAAAACTGCGGTATGTTTTGTTCATGAATTCTGAAAATCCAAACATCAACGGCTTTTAAGCCCATTGCTTCAAACGGGAAAACTACTCCTTTGGCATCTGGCACAATGGTTCCGGCACCTACCATGCGAAGTTTGGGTTTGGGTTTTTCGAAATATACTTCTCGTATCAAATCGTTTTGCAATGTTTTTCCCGCATAGTTTTTTATGGATTTGATAAATTTTAACCTATGTTCTCCTATCAACCCTTTTTGAGGAAAAATGGTCATTTTGTTTCCATTTACTTCATAATTTTCAATCGACTGACTATCGAGTTCTACCAACCCAATAAAACTTTGCATTTCGCTCAAACTTTCCGAAAAAAAGACATGTATTTTTTGGTCGGGTTCATTAATAATTTCTACTGTTTCCACACGGAAAATGCCCATACCAGGCACCAACACTTCGTTTTTTAGTTGCGTTGCACACTCCATTGGTTTTCCGTTTAGCTCCAGTATTACTTTACCCATCTCTGACCCTCGTTCTAAACTATCTATTTCAAATCGAAATTTTTGACTGCCAACCTCATACCAGTCAATTTTTTGACTTTTTCCTTTGTATTGTGCAGTTAAACATTGCTTTATTGTTTCCAGATTTTCATCATCACTTGTGGTAATTTCTCCGGTTAATTTTCGCAATTTGGGGTTGTTGTCAGCATAGGTTTGCAAACCACTTACGTGAAGGTTTATTTCTGGTTTTTTTGTTTCGAACCTAAATGGAAAACGCTTCAGGTCTCTTTTTACATTTTTGATTTCACCATAATGAAAAACGGCTTGATAAACAGTGCCTCTTTTGAGCTTTTCATTGGGTTTGAATACAATGGTTCTATTATTCCGCCATTCGGCAGTACCTTTTATTGTCGGTTCAAAATCGAATAATTCTGTGGGTTTTATTTTGTCCTTTTTATTGTCTTTTACGGCTTCGTTCAGAACAATGATTATTTCCGCATCGCGTTCAACAAAACCTGTGGTGTAGGCCGATATGTGATTAATAAACTCAGGGTTGTAAACCGGAAATTTTTTAGAATTGGTGCAGGCCGAAAAAATGCCGACCAGCAATACGATAATTTGAATCTTTGAACGCATAGCAAAACTCTTTTTTGATGGTTCAATTTTAAAACCATGCGTTTTGCCAGTTGGCCAAATACTATTTACCGTATTGGCCTATTTATTTTTCGCATTAAAACATCAATTTTTTGGAAAAACGGACTTATAGCCTTGATAAGCGTCCATTTCCGATGGCCTTTGATAGACCTATTTGAAAAAAAACATAACTATCTTTTACACTTGGATTTCCACGGCGAGAGCCAGCCGGATAGGCATCATTACCTCGGTAACTGAGCTTTGAAGCAAGGGTATTTTCGCTTCCGGTAAGTTTGTAAAAATCTGGATAATTACTGCTCACATCATCAATATAATCGGTGGTGGTGTATCGATAAACTGCCTCTAAAAAAAGAGTTGTTCGGCTGCTAAGTCCAAACCGAAATCCCCCACCTACGGGCAGGCATGCTGCCACAATAGAATAGGTTTTTGAATTGGGAATTAAACCCTGTCCTTCTGTACCCACCTGCCTAAGATTGTATTTTTTACCTTCGTATTTGGTGGTTGGGTTGTAATAAAAAAGTCCGGCACCCAAAGCCACATAATATTCCACAAAGCTCTTTTTATTATTAAATTTAAAATTTTTGTACCACAATCGGGTTTCGGCTATAACCGATGCTTCGACAATGTTTGTAGAGAATTGAAGGTTTCGAGCGTGTTGCCATATTTTGGCCGACTTGCTGTCGTCTTGGTTAATGCGGGTATAGCTCAATTGGCTGTTTATGGCCAGCCAGCCCAAAATGTTTTGCTTAATACCAATGCGAACCACAGGCCGCAGGTTTTTCATATCAAATTCATCGGTTCCAAACGAAGCTCCACCAAGTTGTTTGCCACCCATATCGCCAAAATAATGACAAGTTCCAATTCCGTAAACTGCTTCTTTCTTCCATTTAAGGTAGGTGGTTTGAGCATGGCAAACGCCCGATCCGCTTGCAAAAATTAGAAAAACACAAAGCGTGTTTTTACTAATTTCCCTTAAAAACCTTTTTTGTATAAACCTCACCCGACTCAAGAATAATTTGTACAAAATACACGGATTTTGAAAGGTTTTGAGTGTTTATCAAAAAACCATTCTCCACAGCAGTATTTGCATTGTCCAAAATTGTTTGTCCCATGGCGTTTATAAGGTTTACGGTTTTTATTTTTTGATTTGATGTGGTAGAAATTTCCCAATTTCCTTCTGCTACGATGCTTATTGAAACTTCGTCTTTTTTGTGTTGAGCAATTCCAACGTCTCCTTTTTGTACCTCCAAGTCCAAAAACACGGGCAGGTGGTCGCTCATTTCGTAAAGTGCTGTAGCCACTTCGGCTGGCACACTATTGTTTGTGGGGTTTAACACATCACCATTAAACCTGCGGCTATCTTGCCCCAAGGCAGTATAACTTCCGTTGATATATTTTATTCGATATGTATTGTTTTTTACCTCTTTACCAATCAAAACAAAATCGAATCTATCATCCATACCGCCACTGCTAAAGCAGCCACCTCGTGTGTCGCTGTTATGAGTGCTTTGGGTGTGAAGGTTTGCATAATTGCTGTTGTTATTCCAACCGCCTGGAGCATCTTTGGGGTCGTAAAACCGAATATCTGCCACGCTATGATTGGTAAGGTTTTGGTAGCATTGCTCGCTGCTTGACTGAATATTGAAATCACCCGTAAAGAAATAACTATGGTCAAAATGATTGTTTTTTA
It contains:
- a CDS encoding T9SS type A sorting domain-containing protein; the encoded protein is MQKLVAIVCLLCMWAFQTAAQSDTIRLMHYNLLNYRNSTAQCTNSTNNADKKDGYLETIVAHAKPDILTVNEMGANWLNPNKILTNALNTNGVTHFEQAEFTNNSFSSLTNMLFYNKQKLVLHNQEIISKNLSGANLVRVVDAYTLYVNRPIDLAKGDTVFMTVFVAHLKAGSTSADQTERAEMTEAAMDYLKNNHFDHSYFFTGDFNIQSSSEQCYQNLTNHSVADIRFYDPKDAPGGWNNNSNYANLHTQSTHNSDTRGGCFSSGGMDDRFDFVLIGKEVKNNTYRIKYINGSYTALGQDSRRFNGDVLNPTNNSVPAEVATALYEMSDHLPVFLDLEVQKGDVGIAQHKKDEVSISIVAEGNWEISTTSNQKIKTVNLINAMGQTILDNANTAVENGFLINTQNLSKSVYFVQIILESGEVYTKKVFKGN
- a CDS encoding Fic family protein, with product MIVLENFHAGLYQKHPTGYRFFAPSLINNSWKWENQTINTLLEKAAIKLGELNSFARLVPNIDLFIQLHVTKEAVVSSRIEGTQTQMDEALLDENDIAPERKNDWREVNNYIQAMNQAIEELSSLPLSSRLIKQTHKSLLTSVRGENKMPGEYRSSQNWIGGSSLLDAVFIPPSQDLIPELMGDLEKFLNNDENQIAALIKIGIAHYQFETIHPFIDGNGRIGRLLITLFLIEQKILEKPLLYLSAYFEKNKGLYYDNLTFVRTKNDMIQWLKYFLVGVAETAENATETLSSILLLKTSLEIGLPKQFGKKAANANLLLHQLFKNPIIQVTQVQTLLGLSYKAANDMVNDFVQASILEEMTGQNRNRIFVFDQYLKLFKF
- a CDS encoding Ig-like domain-containing protein, whose amino-acid sequence is MRSKIQIIVLLVGIFSACTNSKKFPVYNPEFINHISAYTTGFVERDAEIIIVLNEAVKDNKKDKIKPTELFDFEPTIKGTAEWRNNRTIVFKPNEKLKRGTVYQAVFHYGEIKNVKRDLKRFPFRFETKKPEINLHVSGLQTYADNNPKLRKLTGEITTSDDENLETIKQCLTAQYKGKSQKIDWYEVGSQKFRFEIDSLERGSEMGKVILELNGKPMECATQLKNEVLVPGMGIFRVETVEIINEPDQKIHVFFSESLSEMQSFIGLVELDSQSIENYEVNGNKMTIFPQKGLIGEHRLKFIKSIKNYAGKTLQNDLIREVYFEKPKPKLRMVGAGTIVPDAKGVVFPFEAMGLKAVDVWIFRIHEQNIPQFLQINDLEENGELKRVGKLIYEGKVELNQNKKPLENEWVRYTLNINKYIQKEPGAIYRVMIGFRRSYTFFECSEGEEDHAIDDDAMYYHYYSGNNYNLINYYPCDNSFYYSGAVARNILASDVGIIAKKGNDGKTHVFVNNLASAQPMANVKVEFFDYQNIKLKSATTDQMGMATVGNTDDAYLVMASSGKQKGYLKISDGRNNSTSKFEVDGVINEGFNGKIYTERGVWRPGDSIYVCFVLEDKNNQLPANVPVSFELSNPHGQVIKKSVKIHSVGSIYDFRTATLASAITGNYSAKVTVGGKSFYRTLAIETVKPNRLKLKIAVLNDVLQRGKENKITITSEWLHGAKSPGLAYNVKARIRPTKTIFEKFKKFNFEDFTKARNTEEVLLSEGNLDENGQVVFAPKMQLNERSNGTLNVDLLTKVFEKGGNFSQDYATYPFMAFDSYAGLEMPETDDDTWLETDKKYVFRIANVSNKGDAIGGSKLEVKVYKIDWRWWWDNNGDATAYMQSNSLMPAIDTVLTTASNGIANVPFKLPYPNWGRFVMVVKDLKSNHTSSSLFYVDYPYWRRTNRNKTDQAKTIELSSNKTVYNTNETVQITIPSSSSGKALVCIENGTSVLKKFWVDGSSGESHFTFKTTKEMAPNVYVHVSYLQSYKNEENDLPMRLYGILPISVEDKNTHLDPVLTVKDEIRPDRKENITVSEKNGKAMTYTLAVVDEGLLDLTHFSTPDLWEYFYQKQALGVKTWDLYDDVMGGYAGKYGNVLSVGGDEAGALDESAHKANRFKPTVKFLGPFHLNPGQSVKHGLQLGEYIGAVRVMVIARQENAYGKAEKSVKVKKPIMVLATMPRVISPGESIEIPATVFAITEGKKQVKVDVKVSNNLTIDGSTTKTIDFAQQGDETVFFKARVAEKVGIAKVEITAKYGNEIATQTIEIEIRTPNPRVTDVQEFALEKGKKLSTQIQLSGIDGTNMAIVEVSALPPLNLNHRLNELLRYPHGCVEQTTSSVFAQLFVNELLSLTENEQVKASQNIQAAIQRLKLFQTNSGGFGYWPGASTENEWGTNYAGHFLVLAKDKGYQVDANFMKNWANYQKDRAISYNSTDESAQLIQAYRLYTLALNGKPEIAAMNRFREMPNLSGTAKWRLAAAYAIAGMPEVAQNLINQVEITPNKYASHGYTYGSELRDKAMILETLTLLNKENQSGMLAKEIAKSLASSSWLSTQETAYSLIAIQKYYRKNNATGEMKFVVNHQNSSDKIATAKPMYSKVLANNAARTTQTLEISNTGSNMLFVRVVKSYVPMQADTTKISNKMSLNVAYFDYEGNRLDPNKIPKGTEFKARITVQNKSYMEQRDLALSFMVPAGWEIQNNRMFGDLEGVDYQDIKDDRIYTYFDLNRDLSKTIEVPLTATYNGTFFQPTISVENMYDHSVLATEPGGWVEVVNKLAAGVN
- a CDS encoding protease inhibitor I42 family protein; this encodes MNKLKIIFLSVIITPLMILIIYLLWSYNYYKPGENDSFNLKVGEEFSVKLYENPSTGYSNCVLNENSVGCIEKVKQYYEPDWNPFKQDGKGGELILKFKAVKTGIDTIRISKCPTGREHKTCKDYSVNSSQIDNEFYVLVE